Part of the Anaerolineae bacterium genome is shown below.
TCCTCCATGGTCAGCGAGGGCATGGTCATCACCACCGATTCGCCGGCCATCCGCGAAACCCGCCGCACCTGCCTGGAACTCCTGCTCTCCGACCATACCGGCGACTGCTATGCGCCCTGCCATCTGACCTGCCCCACCGGCATTGATATCCAGGGCTTCCTGAAGCTCATCGCTCAGGGCGAATTCCGCAAGTCGCTGGAGCTGATTAAGGAAGCGACGCCCTTCCCCGCGTCGCTGGGGCGCATCTGCCCTCACCCCTGCGAATCGGAGTGCCGGCGCAACCGCGTGGACGAACCGCTGGCCATCTGCTGGTCGCACCGCTTTGTCGCTGACCTGGACCTCGAAAGCGGGAATCCCTATATCCCGCCCTGTGCCCCGGACACCGGCAAGCGCGTGGCGGTCATCGGCGGCGGGCCGGCCGGCCTCAGCGCCGCCTATCACCTGCGCCGCAAGGGGCATGCGGTGACCGTGTTCGAACAGCATGAGGCGGCCGGCGGCATGATGCGCTGGGGCATCCCCTATTATCGTCTGCCGGCGGCGGTGCTGGACGCCGAGATCAAGGTCATCACCGATATGGGGGTGGAGATCCGCTACAACCAGAAGCTCGGGCGCGACTTCACCATCCAGTCCCTGAAGGACGCCGGCTATGATGCCATCTTCGTCGGCGTCGGCGCCCAGGAGACCACCCGCATGCGCGTGGAAGGTGAGGACCTGCCCGGCGTCATGCCCGGCCTGGAATTCCTGGCGCGCGTGGCGCGCGGCGAATACCCCGAACTGGGCGACAGTGTGGTGGTCATCGGCGGCGGCAACACGGCCATTGACTCTGCCCGCACCGCCCTGCGCCTGGGCGCGAAAGAGGTAACCATCCTCTACCGCCGCACGCGGGAAGAGATGCCGGCCCTCGACATCGAGGTGGAAGAGGCCATGAAGGAGGGGGTGAAGTTCGAGTTCCTCGCCGCCCCGGTCTCCGTGCAGGAAGTGCACGATGGCCTGATGCTGACCTGCCAGCGCATGAAGCTGGGCGAGCCGGACGCCAGCGGCCGGCGCCGGCCAGTGCCTATCGAGGGAGCGGAGTTCCGCAAAACCTGCGGCACCATCATCTCCGCCATCGGCCAGCGCATCGATATGGAATGCCTCGAGGGCGAGAGGGTTACCTGCTCTTCGGACGGCCGTATCGAGGTGGACCCGCTGACGATGCAAACCACCATCCCGGGCGTGTTCGCCGCCGGCGACTGCGTGACCGGCCCTGATATCGCCGTGCGCGCCATGGGCAAGGGCCGGCTGGCGGCCGTCTCCATTGACCAGTACCTGCGCGGCGAGCCGGTCATCGGCTACGGCTACAACTTCAACTCCAGCATGGGCAAACTGGACGAGGTGGACCCGGAGCGCTTCGCCCGCTACGAGCAGGCTCCCCGGGTGAAAATGCCGGAGCTGGAGATCGAGCGCCGCGTGCGCACGTTCGACCAGGTGGAGTTGGGTCTCACGCCGGAATCCGCCGTTGCCGAGGCCAAACGCTGTCTGGAATGCGGCTGTGCCGCCGTCAATACCTGCAAACTGAAAGAGTATGCCACCCAGTACGGTGCCCGACAAGATGTGTGGGCCGGCGAACGCCGCGGCTACTTCATTGACAACTCGCATCCTGACCTGTACATGGAGACCGGCAAGTGCATCCAGTGCGGCGCGTGCGTGCGGGCCTGCCGCGACATCCGCAAGCTGGAGGTCTTCACCTTTGTCTATCGCGGCTTCCGGGCGCGCGTGCTCCCGTACTTCGGCCTGCCGCTCTCGCAGACCACCTGCGACGGCTGTCTGGAGTGCGTCAAGGTGTGTCCCACCGGCGCGCTGGTCGCCACCCGTAAGGTAGTGGAGAAGGCGTACGATCTTCCCTGATCCGTCAAGAGATATTCGTGAAGAATGAGATGCCGGCCTCCCGCAGGTAAAAGTGCCTGCGGGAGGCGCGCGAAAGGAGCCCAATGCACATGCCGCAGGATGCCTACGCCCGGGCACTGGCGTACATCTTCTCCCATGCGGACTATGCCCGCCGACAGCCGGCCCGCTACGCCGATGACGTCTACGGTGTCCAGCGGGTCGCTCAGCTCCTGGAACTGCTGGGCCACCCGGAAACGCGCTATCCCTGCCTCCACATCGCCGGCACCAAGGGCAAGGGGTCCACTGCCGCCATGCTGGAAGCCTGCCTGCGCGCTGCCGGCTACCGCACCGGCCTGTTCGCCTCCCCCAGCCTGCACACGACGCGCGAATACTTCCGGATCGACGGCCAACTCCTTCCCGAAAGTCGGGTAGCGTCGGGGCTGGATGCCATTCGGCCGTACATCGAGCGCGTCGAGGGCATCACTGCCTTCGAAATCCTGACCGCGCTGGCTTTTCATCTGTTCGCCGAAGAGGGGGTGGAGGCCGGCATTATCGAGGTGCTGATGGGCGGCCGGCTGGACGCCACCAACGTCATCACGCCGGCGGTGAGCATTATTACTTCCATCAGCTATGACCACACCCAGTTCCTGGGCAGTACGCTGTCCGCCATCGCCGGCGAGAAGGCCGGCATCATCAAACCCGGCGTGCCGGTGGTCTGCGCCCCGCAGGAAGCGGAGGCGTTAGAGGTCATCCAGCGCGTCTGTTGGGAGAAACATGCCCCGCTGGTGCTGGTCGGGAGAGATTGGGAGTGGCGCCGGCGCGCCTGGTCCCCGGAGGGGGAAACCGGGGATATCCGCGCCGTCGGCGCTGTGCCGGCCGGATTCCCGACGGAACTGCAGGACATCCAGCTGGGCCTGCTG
Proteins encoded:
- a CDS encoding FAD-dependent oxidoreductase; protein product: SSMVSEGMVITTDSPAIRETRRTCLELLLSDHTGDCYAPCHLTCPTGIDIQGFLKLIAQGEFRKSLELIKEATPFPASLGRICPHPCESECRRNRVDEPLAICWSHRFVADLDLESGNPYIPPCAPDTGKRVAVIGGGPAGLSAAYHLRRKGHAVTVFEQHEAAGGMMRWGIPYYRLPAAVLDAEIKVITDMGVEIRYNQKLGRDFTIQSLKDAGYDAIFVGVGAQETTRMRVEGEDLPGVMPGLEFLARVARGEYPELGDSVVVIGGGNTAIDSARTALRLGAKEVTILYRRTREEMPALDIEVEEAMKEGVKFEFLAAPVSVQEVHDGLMLTCQRMKLGEPDASGRRRPVPIEGAEFRKTCGTIISAIGQRIDMECLEGERVTCSSDGRIEVDPLTMQTTIPGVFAAGDCVTGPDIAVRAMGKGRLAAVSIDQYLRGEPVIGYGYNFNSSMGKLDEVDPERFARYEQAPRVKMPELEIERRVRTFDQVELGLTPESAVAEAKRCLECGCAAVNTCKLKEYATQYGARQDVWAGERRGYFIDNSHPDLYMETGKCIQCGACVRACRDIRKLEVFTFVYRGFRARVLPYFGLPLSQTTCDGCLECVKVCPTGALVATRKVVEKAYDLP
- a CDS encoding bifunctional folylpolyglutamate synthase/dihydrofolate synthase, with the translated sequence MPQDAYARALAYIFSHADYARRQPARYADDVYGVQRVAQLLELLGHPETRYPCLHIAGTKGKGSTAAMLEACLRAAGYRTGLFASPSLHTTREYFRIDGQLLPESRVASGLDAIRPYIERVEGITAFEILTALAFHLFAEEGVEAGIIEVLMGGRLDATNVITPAVSIITSISYDHTQFLGSTLSAIAGEKAGIIKPGVPVVCAPQEAEALEVIQRVCWEKHAPLVLVGRDWEWRRRAWSPEGETGDIRAVGAVPAGFPTELQDIQLGLLGAHQWENAAVAVAALAELRRRGWRIGAEAVRAGLRDVRWPGRLEILGRHPWVVVDGAHNVESTAYLAQAVREIFTWSRLFLIFGASADKDIAGMLAHLVPLADDIIVTRSGHARAADETRLQQAVEALGMPARTAISVKEALQDLLAQSSPADMILATGSLFIAADTRRAWAEITGAPLPPADPPWS